Proteins from a single region of Azospira inquinata:
- a CDS encoding c-type cytochrome has protein sequence MSGTFTKSMARNIFYGGSVFFFLLFLALTFDTQSSSPKRDNRGAINESVAHGKKLWETNDCIGCHTLLGEGAYFAPELGNVYKRRGPDFIKAWIKAQPTGAPGRRQMPHFNFSDKDLDDLTAFFKYVSEIQTSNWPPNIQG, from the coding sequence ATGAGCGGAACATTCACCAAGTCAATGGCGAGAAATATTTTCTACGGGGGGTCGGTTTTTTTCTTCCTGTTATTTTTAGCCCTGACATTCGATACACAAAGTTCATCGCCTAAGCGCGATAACCGGGGGGCCATTAATGAATCGGTGGCCCATGGCAAAAAACTGTGGGAAACCAACGATTGCATCGGTTGCCACACCCTGCTTGGGGAAGGGGCTTATTTTGCTCCCGAGCTGGGCAATGTTTACAAACGCCGTGGCCCGGATTTCATTAAAGCGTGGATTAAAGCCCAGCCCACGGGGGCTCCCGGACGGCGCCAAATGCCTCACTTCAATTTCAGTGACAAGGATTTGGATGATCTGACTGCATTCTTTAAATATGTTTCGGAAATTCAAACTTCCAATTGGCCGCCCAATATCCAAGGTTAA